From a region of the Odoribacter splanchnicus DSM 20712 genome:
- a CDS encoding MutS-related protein yields MPRRDVCFLTGPNMAGKSTYMKTLGMAVYLAHVGLPVPADRHENGSFSGVIFNDQFHYSGS; encoded by the coding sequence ATGCCCCGTCGGGACGTATGTTTTCTGACAGGTCCTAACATGGCAGGGAAGTCGACTTATATGAAAACTTTGGGGATGGCGGTTTATTTGGCACATGTCGGTCTGCCGGTACCGGCAGACCGACATGAAAACGGTAGTTTTTCAGGGGTTATTTTCAACGATCAGTTTCACTATTCGGGCTCCTGA
- a CDS encoding cation:proton antiporter, producing the protein MLLPFVISHELPLTDPVLKFLLILVIILSAPLLLNKLKIPHLLGLIIAGAIIGPNGLNLVLRDSSIILSGTAGLLYIIFLAGLEIDMGDFKKNSGRSFVFGMYTFLIPMALGIVAGLYVLHFSMETSILLASMFASHTLIAYPIISKLGITKDKSVTITVGGTMITDMLALLVLTVIVGMATGVIGEHFWTRLSISIVIFVLFVVIAFPIAGRWFFKHVQDSISQYIFVLVMVFLGAYLAELAGIESIIGSFLAGLSLNRLIPRSSPLMHRVEFIGNSIFIPFFLIGVGMLIDYRAFFTSFDTIKVGIVMIIVATIAKYAAAWLTQKTFRMSVDQRRIIFGLSNAQAAATLAAVMVGYNVILGQTPEGEPIRLLNESVLNGTILMILVTCTMASFSAQRGAHNLAATASSETDETGDHKERILIPLSNEDTAEELVNLSLATKSKKNTHHLYALNILDNKVSGDDQQLKKSRRLLENAALTAAATDTHLQELQRYDLNVTNAILSVILEHRITDLVLGLHKEKGIPSSFLGRITEGILDYSDVTTLIYKPAQPLSTMKRHLVVIPVQAEKEAGFPQWVARVWNVIQNTGAKAIFYGSSDTLGRLKTLLGKRGGEMEFTEFSDWEDFLIVFRDVHKDDNLWIVMSRHNGISFNPSMNRIPGYLNKYFQQNSFILVYPLQANASANRYLT; encoded by the coding sequence ATGTTGTTACCTTTTGTTATCTCCCACGAACTACCCCTGACTGATCCGGTATTGAAATTTTTATTGATACTGGTAATTATTTTATCAGCCCCTTTGCTCCTCAACAAACTGAAAATTCCTCATTTATTGGGATTGATTATAGCGGGTGCGATTATCGGGCCTAACGGCCTTAACCTGGTTCTTCGGGATAGTAGTATTATTCTATCGGGTACAGCAGGTTTGTTGTACATCATATTTTTGGCCGGCCTGGAAATCGACATGGGGGATTTTAAGAAAAATAGTGGCCGGAGTTTCGTTTTCGGTATGTATACGTTCTTGATTCCGATGGCTTTGGGAATCGTTGCCGGCCTTTACGTACTTCATTTTTCTATGGAAACCTCCATCCTATTGGCCAGTATGTTCGCTTCACATACTTTAATCGCCTACCCGATTATCAGTAAATTAGGAATCACGAAAGATAAATCGGTTACGATAACCGTCGGAGGCACTATGATTACCGATATGCTGGCATTACTTGTTTTAACAGTAATCGTAGGCATGGCAACCGGTGTCATTGGAGAACATTTCTGGACCCGATTGAGTATATCGATCGTCATATTCGTTTTATTTGTAGTAATCGCATTTCCTATTGCCGGACGTTGGTTTTTCAAGCATGTACAGGACAGCATATCACAATATATTTTCGTTTTGGTCATGGTTTTTCTGGGTGCTTATCTGGCCGAACTAGCCGGTATCGAATCGATTATCGGTTCATTCCTGGCCGGTCTGTCCCTCAACCGGTTGATTCCCCGGAGTTCTCCGCTGATGCACCGGGTAGAGTTTATCGGTAACTCGATTTTTATCCCTTTCTTTCTGATCGGAGTAGGTATGTTGATCGATTACCGGGCTTTTTTCACCAGCTTCGATACAATTAAAGTCGGTATTGTCATGATCATTGTCGCCACAATAGCTAAATATGCTGCAGCTTGGCTGACTCAAAAAACTTTCCGTATGTCCGTCGACCAGCGAAGAATCATTTTCGGGCTGAGTAATGCCCAGGCTGCAGCAACGCTGGCTGCCGTCATGGTGGGATATAACGTCATTCTCGGTCAAACCCCCGAAGGCGAACCAATCCGTCTCTTAAATGAAAGCGTATTGAACGGCACGATCCTGATGATCCTGGTTACCTGTACAATGGCTTCCTTCTCTGCTCAAAGAGGGGCTCATAATCTGGCAGCCACGGCTTCATCCGAAACCGATGAAACAGGAGACCACAAAGAACGTATTCTAATCCCGCTGAGTAACGAAGACACGGCAGAAGAATTGGTGAATCTCAGTTTGGCTACTAAATCGAAAAAGAATACTCATCATTTATATGCGCTGAATATTCTGGACAATAAAGTTTCAGGAGACGACCAGCAATTGAAGAAATCCCGGCGTCTGCTGGAAAATGCAGCCTTAACGGCAGCAGCGACAGATACCCATCTTCAGGAATTGCAACGCTATGACCTGAATGTAACGAACGCCATATTAAGTGTGATCCTCGAACACCGTATCACTGACCTGGTATTGGGACTACACAAAGAAAAGGGAATACCCAGTTCTTTTTTGGGAAGAATCACGGAAGGTATCCTGGATTACAGCGATGTTACTACGTTGATATATAAACCAGCACAACCCCTCTCTACCATGAAGCGCCATCTGGTAGTCATCCCTGTTCAAGCCGAAAAAGAGGCCGGATTTCCCCAATGGGTTGCCCGGGTGTGGAACGTTATTCAGAATACCGGGGCCAAAGCCATATTTTACGGTTCTTCGGATACCCTCGGCCGCCTCAAAACATTGCTTGGGAAACGAGGAGGGGAAATGGAATTTACCGAATTCAGCGATTGGGAAGATTTTCTGATTGTATTCCGGGATGTTCACAAAGACGATAATTTATGGATCGTAATGAGCCGCCACAATGGTATCTCTTTTAATCCCAGCATGAATCGTATCCCGGGTTATCTGAACAAATATTTCCAACAGAATAGTTTTATACTGGTATATCCTCTACAGGCCAATGCCTCTGCCAACAGATACCTGACCTAA
- a CDS encoding DUF3810 domain-containing protein, producing MKMKKKYGFSWGIPLFLIAMIGIFRMIPSWAEAYACLFYPFISTLLSAFSSLFPFSVGDCFIVGTCLWILIYPFYAWRKRKGAKKTVGTIIRVLMWVYIWFYFAWGLNYFRFPFYERTGIAKAAFSAEKFQDFLTGYVGKLNESYSKAGDTLSGWYLERYTTAGPMSKIPVAGVIQEGYGKMASRFGLVEPGKFLRVKPMLWSRLMSRVAVTGYMGPFFTEFNLNQELLSVEYPFTYAHELAHRLGIASEAEANLYAYLVTSAAQEPAIRFSGYFSMLGYVVNNARRLLTEEQYQEIVKRIRPEIVELYNSHLLYWREKYNPGMGQIQHQVYNAYLKGNQVSSGTKNYSEVIGLLMSLQEDRIVL from the coding sequence ATGAAAATGAAGAAAAAATATGGATTTAGCTGGGGTATCCCTCTGTTTCTGATAGCAATGATCGGTATATTCCGCATGATACCGTCTTGGGCCGAGGCGTATGCCTGCCTGTTTTATCCCTTTATTTCGACTTTGCTCTCTGCTTTTTCTTCTTTATTTCCTTTTTCTGTGGGCGATTGTTTTATCGTCGGTACTTGTCTGTGGATTTTGATTTATCCTTTTTATGCCTGGCGGAAAAGAAAAGGGGCGAAAAAAACAGTCGGGACGATCATACGTGTCCTGATGTGGGTATATATTTGGTTTTATTTTGCCTGGGGATTGAATTATTTCCGTTTCCCTTTTTACGAGCGTACCGGTATAGCTAAAGCAGCATTTTCGGCAGAAAAATTTCAGGATTTTCTAACGGGATATGTCGGCAAACTGAACGAGAGTTACAGTAAGGCAGGAGATACGCTTTCGGGCTGGTATTTGGAGCGATATACGACGGCCGGCCCGATGAGTAAAATTCCTGTTGCCGGAGTTATACAGGAAGGATATGGAAAGATGGCTTCCCGTTTCGGTTTAGTTGAACCTGGAAAATTTTTACGGGTAAAGCCGATGTTGTGGAGTCGGTTGATGTCCCGGGTGGCTGTGACAGGATATATGGGGCCTTTCTTTACTGAATTCAATTTGAATCAGGAGTTATTGAGTGTCGAGTATCCTTTTACTTATGCTCATGAGTTGGCTCATCGTCTCGGGATCGCCAGTGAAGCCGAAGCCAATTTATACGCCTATCTGGTTACTTCTGCTGCTCAGGAACCTGCTATTCGTTTCAGCGGTTATTTCTCTATGCTGGGCTATGTGGTAAACAATGCCCGGAGATTACTTACAGAAGAGCAGTACCAGGAAATTGTAAAACGGATCCGACCTGAAATAGTAGAATTGTATAATAGCCATCTATTATATTGGCGTGAAAAATATAATCCCGGTATGGGACAAATACAACATCAAGTGTACAATGCTTACCTGAAAGGGAATCAGGTGAGTAGCGGTACTAAAAATTATTCTGAGGTAATCGGATTACTGATGTCCTTGCAAGAAGATCGAATCGTTTTGTAA
- a CDS encoding TapB family protein: MKDQMFFIFTILYLTCSAWITDHKAPFCSVDKGTQLLYQIDSEQAERYYFQQTTEKIENTDSLSVIHYTGTLWDKKRTVVIPSFSFTTSCVQKHVNTYLPNFIHIRKNETCQFTGPGFLLPGSLSVGQHLEDGYMTIQQSSLQTRISQKNRVVTAQTRIKVPAGDFICYKIESNLQTTCLGITTRYKISTWYAQGIGIIKSEIYRENKKLIGRQLLLSIKNK, encoded by the coding sequence ATGAAAGATCAAATGTTCTTTATCTTTACGATTTTATATCTCACATGTTCTGCCTGGATCACCGACCATAAAGCTCCTTTCTGTTCCGTCGACAAAGGAACACAACTTCTTTACCAAATCGACAGTGAACAGGCAGAGAGGTACTATTTCCAACAGACGACAGAAAAGATCGAAAACACTGATTCGCTGTCAGTCATTCACTATACAGGAACCCTTTGGGATAAAAAACGAACTGTGGTCATTCCCTCTTTTTCATTTACCACTTCCTGTGTACAAAAGCATGTGAATACTTATCTGCCCAATTTTATTCACATCCGGAAAAACGAGACCTGCCAATTCACCGGCCCGGGCTTCTTACTTCCCGGTTCACTCTCTGTCGGACAACACCTCGAAGACGGATATATGACCATCCAACAAAGCAGTCTGCAAACCCGAATAAGTCAAAAGAACCGGGTTGTAACGGCTCAAACCCGTATAAAAGTACCAGCAGGAGATTTTATTTGTTATAAAATCGAATCTAACCTACAGACCACTTGTTTAGGTATAACGACACGTTATAAAATTTCTACCTGGTATGCCCAAGGAATAGGCATCATCAAATCTGAAATTTATCGGGAAAACAAAAAGTTAATCGGCAGGCAACTTTTGCTGTCCATAAAAAATAAATAA
- a CDS encoding aminotransferase class IV — protein sequence MIKNAFIESLKIVDGRFIHPELHWQRITDTQRVHFGNSTFLPLSSESIPPDKRLGTLKCRIIYDQEIRKIDFETYSPRRVHTLKLVDGSGIDYTFKYADRDKLIQLQQSKGTCDEILIYQNGRITDTSYSNVVFYDGNQYITPSTYLLNGTKRRYLLERGIIKEQDIGLGDLPRFRYLFLINAMLDLEDNIQVKIRDIS from the coding sequence ATGATAAAAAACGCCTTTATAGAAAGTCTGAAAATTGTCGACGGCCGTTTCATACATCCCGAACTTCACTGGCAACGTATAACCGACACCCAGCGGGTACATTTCGGGAACAGTACCTTCCTTCCTTTATCCTCCGAATCAATACCGCCAGACAAGCGTCTCGGTACCCTAAAATGCCGCATCATTTACGATCAGGAAATCAGAAAAATCGATTTCGAAACCTACTCTCCCCGCCGGGTTCATACTTTAAAACTTGTCGACGGCAGCGGCATCGATTATACTTTTAAATATGCAGATCGGGATAAACTGATCCAATTGCAGCAATCTAAAGGAACATGCGACGAAATCCTGATTTATCAAAACGGTAGGATCACCGATACCAGTTACAGTAATGTCGTTTTTTACGATGGAAACCAATACATTACCCCTTCTACTTATTTACTCAATGGCACGAAACGTCGTTATCTTCTCGAAAGAGGCATCATAAAAGAACAGGATATCGGCCTCGGAGACCTCCCCCGATTCCGGTATCTCTTTCTGATCAATGCAATGCTGGATTTGGAAGACAACATTCAAGTGAAAATCCGGGATATTTCATAA
- a CDS encoding aminodeoxychorismate synthase component I, whose amino-acid sequence MKAEIVREEMNRCGRAGIPFLFGVDFEGIHGFFVEKPLSDPSVYFTIGTIGHYKTPLSPIPEPRIKILHSSFETYQEKFRIVHQGLSRGDSFLLNLTERTPIETNLTLEQIFYHSQARYKLLLPDRLVCFSPESFVRIENNEILSYPMKGTIDATLPDAENRLLQNHKETCEHYTIVDLIRNDLNIVATRVQVKRFRYVEKIHTSQGEILQTSSEISGQLPDGWQNELGTLLFKLLPAGSISGAPKAATQKLIRQAEGLPRGYYSGVFGYFDGQTLDSAVLIRFIEKVDNRYYFRSGGGITVNSQAKEEYQEILEKIYLPIQK is encoded by the coding sequence ATGAAAGCAGAAATTGTACGGGAAGAGATGAACCGTTGTGGTAGAGCCGGCATTCCTTTCCTATTTGGAGTAGATTTCGAGGGTATCCATGGATTTTTCGTCGAAAAGCCCTTAAGTGATCCATCCGTTTATTTTACGATCGGAACCATCGGTCATTATAAAACGCCCCTTTCCCCTATTCCGGAACCTCGTATAAAAATTCTTCACAGTAGCTTTGAAACATACCAGGAAAAATTCAGGATCGTACATCAAGGCCTGTCACGCGGGGATAGTTTTTTGCTCAACCTGACCGAAAGAACCCCCATCGAAACCAATCTCACTTTAGAACAAATCTTTTATCACAGTCAGGCCCGCTATAAACTTTTACTTCCTGACCGATTGGTTTGCTTTTCTCCCGAAAGCTTCGTCCGGATCGAAAATAATGAGATCCTATCTTACCCGATGAAGGGAACCATCGATGCCACTTTACCCGACGCAGAAAACCGCTTGCTTCAAAATCATAAAGAAACATGCGAACATTATACGATCGTCGATCTCATCCGGAACGATCTGAATATTGTAGCCACTCGTGTACAAGTGAAACGCTTTCGTTACGTAGAAAAGATTCACACTTCCCAGGGTGAGATATTACAAACCAGCTCGGAAATCAGCGGGCAATTACCCGACGGATGGCAAAACGAATTGGGAACACTTTTATTCAAGCTATTACCCGCCGGTTCTATTTCGGGTGCCCCTAAAGCAGCAACCCAAAAGCTGATCCGTCAAGCCGAAGGATTGCCCAGGGGATATTATTCAGGAGTATTCGGTTATTTCGACGGCCAAACGCTCGATAGTGCCGTACTGATCCGATTTATAGAGAAAGTAGATAACCGGTATTACTTCCGCAGTGGCGGTGGTATTACGGTCAATAGTCAGGCAAAAGAAGAATATCAGGAAATACTCGAAAAAATTTACTTACCCATCCAGAAATAG
- a CDS encoding anthranilate synthase component II: MKKVLVIDNYDSFVYNVIQLLREAVVPVGYDIVRNDKIDFSGLGDYGGILLSPGPGIPAEAGELLKLIEFCKYTHPILGICLGHQAIAETFGASLYNLSRPLHGHRSVLKKVDEHDPLFEDLADPIQVGRYHSWVIDPETMPGELITSSIDEQGHIMSFYHTELPIHGIQFHPESYISDCGSGIIRNWLKMVR, from the coding sequence ATGAAAAAAGTGCTCGTTATCGATAATTACGATTCGTTTGTATACAATGTGATTCAGTTGCTTCGGGAAGCTGTTGTTCCTGTTGGTTATGATATAGTCCGTAATGATAAGATCGATTTTTCTGGCTTAGGGGATTATGGAGGGATTCTTTTGTCGCCAGGACCGGGTATTCCGGCCGAAGCCGGGGAACTGTTAAAACTGATCGAATTCTGTAAGTATACTCATCCGATATTGGGCATTTGTTTGGGACATCAGGCGATTGCAGAGACATTCGGAGCTTCGTTATATAATTTATCTCGCCCTTTGCATGGACATCGCAGTGTTTTGAAGAAGGTAGATGAACACGATCCCCTGTTCGAAGATTTGGCCGATCCGATTCAAGTGGGCCGCTATCATTCCTGGGTGATCGATCCCGAAACAATGCCCGGAGAATTGATTACCAGCTCAATAGATGAACAAGGTCATATCATGTCTTTTTATCATACTGAATTACCTATCCATGGTATCCAGTTTCATCCGGAGTCTTACATCTCGGATTGTGGGTCTGGAATAATCAGGAATTGGTTGAAAATGGTCCGGTAA
- a CDS encoding MutS-related protein has translation MKPDEYYQKQIDHYTARLKQIKKRRNLITLAKLLTFGYMIFLIYLLINHSTQPLLLLGIGAILVFIFLTLWDSQIIYRQHLIEELLRINTLESDYLAGNFSALDQGERFNDPAHPYAHDLDLFGEDSLFQHLNRTVTFSGTQKLVSWLLSLSKDPEVIHSRQQAAEELCAEPEWCQHFRAAGALHPTQALDAVILKSGPTESPFFSKHSTVRLILWIANTIVIVSWAVTSFTPLPFSISLVLSLLQLSALALYIKKINAYHQRLNLFLKTISNYLPLVRLIHDQSFRSPYLQKIRHSLFTPESNSLQALTQLHRIQNNLDQRGNIVIAFILNGLYLKDFHTLLRLDHWRKKYGPDIETWTDVLSEADALISMANYRFNHPAYCLPVICQDRLLDTEEIGHPLLKSERNVTNDFSIRSLHQIAIVTGANMAGKSTFLRTIGVNLILAQSGNVVCSRYFAFQPMTLFTSMRTTDSLSKDTSYFHAELLRLQQLVNIAQQEDKVFIILDEMLKGTNSVDKLNGSLAFLKRILSYPISGLVATHDLALGELADDFPEHFFNVCFEIVHSGSQITYDYKLHPGISSNMNASILLKQMGLI, from the coding sequence ATGAAACCCGATGAATATTACCAGAAACAGATAGACCACTATACCGCCCGTTTAAAGCAAATAAAAAAACGGCGCAATCTGATTACATTGGCCAAATTGCTCACTTTCGGCTATATGATCTTTTTGATCTACCTCCTGATCAACCATAGTACTCAACCTCTCTTACTTTTGGGTATAGGAGCTATTCTCGTATTCATTTTTTTGACTCTATGGGATTCCCAAATCATCTACCGGCAACATCTCATCGAAGAACTACTTCGTATAAACACGTTGGAATCGGATTATTTAGCCGGTAATTTCTCTGCTCTTGACCAAGGCGAAAGGTTCAACGATCCTGCCCACCCTTATGCCCATGACCTGGACCTATTCGGGGAAGATTCCCTCTTCCAGCATTTAAACCGGACAGTGACTTTTTCCGGCACCCAAAAGTTGGTATCCTGGTTATTATCTCTCAGCAAAGACCCGGAAGTCATTCATTCCCGTCAGCAAGCGGCAGAAGAATTATGCGCCGAACCGGAATGGTGTCAACACTTTCGTGCTGCCGGAGCACTCCATCCGACCCAAGCCCTCGATGCGGTCATTTTAAAATCAGGACCGACCGAATCCCCATTCTTTTCAAAACATAGCACAGTCCGTCTGATTTTATGGATAGCCAACACGATTGTAATCGTTTCGTGGGCGGTAACGAGCTTTACCCCCCTGCCTTTTTCCATTTCCCTTGTGCTATCCCTATTACAACTTTCGGCATTGGCCTTATATATCAAAAAAATCAATGCCTATCATCAACGGCTCAACCTGTTTCTGAAAACCATCAGCAATTATCTTCCTTTAGTCCGGTTAATCCACGATCAATCTTTCCGTTCCCCTTATCTTCAGAAAATAAGACACAGCTTGTTTACCCCGGAGAGTAATTCCCTGCAAGCTTTGACTCAACTTCACCGGATACAGAACAATCTCGACCAACGGGGTAACATTGTCATCGCTTTCATTTTAAACGGACTATACCTCAAAGATTTCCATACCCTGCTCCGTCTGGATCACTGGAGAAAGAAATATGGACCTGACATCGAAACCTGGACAGACGTCCTTAGTGAAGCCGATGCCTTGATCAGCATGGCCAATTATCGTTTCAACCATCCTGCTTATTGCCTCCCGGTCATCTGTCAGGATCGATTATTAGACACCGAAGAAATAGGACATCCTTTACTAAAAAGCGAACGAAACGTCACCAATGATTTCAGTATCCGCTCCTTACACCAAATCGCCATTGTCACCGGAGCCAATATGGCCGGTAAAAGTACCTTTTTGCGTACAATCGGGGTAAATCTGATTTTAGCTCAATCCGGGAATGTCGTTTGCAGCCGCTATTTTGCTTTTCAGCCCATGACGCTTTTCACCAGTATGCGGACTACCGATAGTCTGTCTAAAGACACTTCCTACTTCCACGCAGAGCTTCTCCGGCTTCAACAACTAGTTAACATCGCACAGCAGGAAGACAAAGTATTCATCATTTTGGACGAAATGCTGAAAGGAACAAATTCGGTGGATAAATTAAACGGTTCATTGGCTTTCTTAAAAAGGATACTCTCTTACCCTATCTCCGGCCTCGTTGCAACCCACGATTTGGCTTTAGGAGAACTGGCTGACGATTTCCCGGAACATTTTTTCAATGTCTGCTTCGAGATTGTCCATTCCGGTAGTCAAATTACGTACGATTACAAACTTCATCCCGGTATCAGTAGTAATATGAACGCCAGTATCCTTTTAAAACAAATGGGCTTGATATAA
- a CDS encoding trimeric intracellular cation channel family protein: MNFLTLIDYIGTFAFAISGIRLASAKRFDWFGAYVVGFVTAVGGGTIRDLLLDVTPFWMLQSSYLIVTALALGFVILFGRYVIRLNNTFFIFDAIGLGLFAVVGIEKSITYGYPMWVGLIMGTLTGAAGGVLRDTLINEVPLIFRKEIYALACVFGGLVYYLCLYSGLNSTLTQIIGAVSVILIRILAVKYHISLPNLKGEN; the protein is encoded by the coding sequence ATGAATTTTCTGACGCTTATTGATTATATCGGTACATTTGCGTTTGCCATTAGTGGGATCCGTTTGGCTTCTGCTAAACGCTTCGATTGGTTCGGGGCTTATGTGGTTGGATTCGTTACAGCTGTCGGAGGAGGAACGATTCGGGATTTGTTGCTGGATGTTACCCCGTTCTGGATGTTGCAGTCTTCCTATCTGATCGTGACTGCCCTGGCTTTGGGATTTGTTATTCTGTTCGGGCGATATGTCATCAGGTTGAATAATACTTTTTTTATTTTCGATGCCATCGGTTTAGGGTTATTCGCCGTTGTCGGTATCGAGAAAAGCATCACTTATGGTTACCCCATGTGGGTAGGATTGATTATGGGTACTCTCACCGGAGCCGCCGGAGGAGTTTTGCGGGATACCCTGATCAATGAAGTCCCCTTGATTTTCCGAAAAGAGATCTATGCCCTGGCTTGTGTGTTCGGTGGCTTGGTTTACTATCTCTGTCTGTATTCCGGTTTAAATTCGACACTGACACAGATCATCGGGGCTGTTTCTGTCATCCTGATCCGGATTCTGGCTGTAAAGTATCACATCAGTCTGCCTAATCTGAAAGGGGAAAACTGA
- a CDS encoding cupin domain-containing protein codes for MKPENIFAQIAEAGEEEQFDLLFKSPNCRIDRIVSSGHSSPKGFWYDQENDEFILLIQGEATLEFEDRKVTLKKGDYLHIPKNCKHRLDSTSIEPVCVWLCVFDIE; via the coding sequence ATGAAACCTGAAAATATTTTTGCTCAGATAGCTGAGGCTGGTGAAGAGGAACAGTTCGATTTGCTTTTTAAATCTCCTAATTGCCGGATCGACCGGATCGTTTCTTCCGGTCATAGTTCGCCCAAAGGATTTTGGTACGATCAGGAGAACGATGAATTTATATTATTGATTCAGGGAGAGGCTACGCTGGAATTTGAGGACCGCAAAGTGACATTGAAAAAAGGAGACTACCTGCATATTCCCAAAAATTGCAAACATCGGCTCGATAGTACCAGTATCGAGCCGGTATGTGTATGGTTGTGCGTGTTTGATATCGAATAG
- a CDS encoding thioredoxin family protein — translation MKKTWILLLIFFSAGILSYADAQSVKNLNTKEFKAQIWDFEKNKDWKYLGDKPAIIDMYATWCPPCKKLSPILEEIQKEYGDKLQIYKVDVDKEPALAQLFNASSIPLMLFIPKNGKPFTVTGLRPKEQITDIINEKLEVKK, via the coding sequence ATGAAAAAAACATGGATCCTGTTATTGATATTTTTTTCAGCAGGAATTTTGTCATATGCCGATGCCCAAAGTGTGAAAAATTTGAATACGAAAGAATTCAAAGCACAGATTTGGGATTTCGAAAAGAATAAAGACTGGAAGTATCTCGGTGATAAACCGGCCATCATCGATATGTATGCCACCTGGTGTCCACCTTGCAAAAAACTATCTCCTATTTTGGAAGAGATTCAAAAAGAATACGGAGATAAGCTTCAGATCTATAAAGTGGATGTGGATAAAGAACCGGCATTAGCTCAATTATTCAATGCCTCCAGCATCCCACTGATGCTCTTTATTCCCAAAAACGGCAAACCTTTTACGGTAACCGGGTTACGTCCGAAAGAACAAATAACAGACATTATTAATGAAAAACTAGAAGTAAAAAAATAA
- the ispE gene encoding 4-(cytidine 5'-diphospho)-2-C-methyl-D-erythritol kinase, with translation MVVFPHAKINIGLFVTGKRNDGFHNLETIFFPVGWSDILEIGRGEGESGSFRFKNTGLEVGGDPGKNLVIKAYHLLAADFHLPAIQVHLHKIIPFGAGLGGGSADAAFMLKALNAFFDLRLSGQKMVTYAARLGSDCAFFIDDRPAFASGKGELLEPIELTLAGYRIIIVKPSFGVSTPEAYAGITPRPAGYDLRQLGQLPVNTWKEYIRNDFEATVFQKYPSLTLLKQQLYERGAEFVSMSGSGSAIYGLFKKDREINLDFPDCCVWQGETLI, from the coding sequence ATGGTTGTTTTTCCACATGCGAAAATAAATATCGGTCTCTTTGTGACCGGGAAGAGAAATGACGGTTTTCATAATCTGGAAACGATTTTTTTCCCGGTGGGATGGTCTGATATACTCGAAATTGGGCGGGGAGAAGGAGAAAGCGGGAGTTTCCGATTTAAGAATACCGGTCTGGAAGTGGGAGGAGATCCCGGGAAAAATCTGGTGATTAAAGCTTATCACTTGTTGGCTGCCGATTTTCATTTGCCGGCCATACAAGTACACTTACATAAGATCATCCCTTTCGGTGCCGGTTTAGGGGGGGGATCGGCGGATGCAGCTTTTATGCTGAAAGCTTTGAATGCTTTTTTCGATCTTCGTCTCTCCGGGCAAAAGATGGTAACTTATGCTGCCCGCCTGGGGAGTGACTGTGCTTTTTTTATCGATGATCGTCCGGCATTTGCTTCCGGTAAGGGGGAGTTGCTGGAGCCGATAGAGCTTACGTTGGCCGGTTATCGGATCATCATAGTGAAACCCTCTTTCGGAGTATCTACGCCTGAAGCATATGCAGGGATCACTCCCCGGCCGGCCGGATATGATCTGCGTCAGCTCGGACAACTTCCGGTAAATACATGGAAAGAATATATCCGGAATGATTTTGAAGCGACTGTTTTTCAAAAATATCCCTCTCTAACTTTATTGAAGCAGCAATTGTATGAGCGGGGGGCTGAATTTGTGAGTATGAGCGGGAGCGGATCGGCTATTTATGGCTTGTTTAAGAAAGACCGGGAAATCAACCTGGATTTTCCCGATTGTTGTGTGTGGCAAGGAGAGACTTTAATTTAA